In Sporosarcina sp. PTS2304, a genomic segment contains:
- a CDS encoding DNA polymerase III subunit alpha, with translation MNLMYPQIITGADLLRGIVKLDELAPLLQQRGASSAAIVNSKLFGVRSFSAMLSKHGIQPVIGLSVLVSLDEHELLVYVYAKNQTGFSNLMKMSSAISTREEENLPLSWLQAYRQECIVVCALTHITWTHYRNVETIELLAEGAYESTYIGISRPGGARHTEEEQVIQLSEQCRLSIVACHETRFIHAEDFPVYEVATAIRKGYKLNDPKKPKNRFRHAYLPTGQTFEVWFADRPEWLSMMAELLESCNVTFTKEPFQLPKFPVTEGQSTIRVLTEKCRAGLAHRFQSLPAEYAERLRHELKIIEQMGFTDYFLIVEDYVRYAKSQGILVGPGRGSSAGSLVAFALGITEVDPIRYGLLFERFLNPERVTMPDIDIDFADNRRSEVVNYVADTYGKQYVAQIITFGTLSTKAVARNVARALDFSPEEVRFMSSELSSSQSFSETIRQSKKLQNWIAVDPKRALWQQAAERLEDLPRNASTHAAGVVLAAKPLVNYVPLQIGTDEVFLTQWAMKDVEEVGLLKMDFLGLRNLTLLDRIRSMIEYRTKQPIHFESIPLDDSTTYQLFKTGDMSGIFQFESPGMRRALQTIQPDNLKDLYSVNALYRPGPMEFIPLYSRRKNGQEPIHYDIPELQPIVEETFGIIIYQEQIMKIAVEIAGFTMAEADLLRRAISKKNQQVLEQERQHFIAGAIKKGFEQNKANNVYNLIVKFADYGFPKSHAVAYTLISYRLAFFKANEPTIFYAAYLSSLTGSKEKTTELIREIKAKGIAVYPPSVKSSRYSHTVEGNGIRLGLGLIKGVTFSFYQQLATARDDWSSMFEMAVSLGAENFTEKSIVPLIKAGALDEFEEKRSVLLASIDAAHSHALYIGDDTFSDQFQFNSRPKYTPGGSMDQMTMLNFERDVLGFYLSEHPVEEIKRQLKEPFQQISTLNHMRQGTKVQCIGLILSSKRIRTKKGEAMAFFTLQDETQEISCTVFPKQYVQFSKIKEQEFVHVTGSVEFRNQTLQLIIDQMKVVSLQNK, from the coding sequence ATGAACCTGATGTATCCGCAAATTATAACCGGTGCAGATTTATTGCGCGGAATAGTGAAATTAGATGAACTAGCTCCTCTTTTACAGCAAAGAGGAGCTAGTTCGGCTGCTATTGTAAATAGTAAGCTATTCGGTGTGCGTTCATTTAGTGCCATGCTATCTAAGCACGGTATTCAACCAGTCATCGGTCTTTCAGTTTTAGTCTCTTTGGATGAACATGAATTACTTGTCTATGTTTATGCAAAAAATCAGACAGGCTTCTCTAATCTAATGAAAATGAGCAGTGCTATCTCTACACGTGAAGAGGAAAACTTGCCTCTTTCTTGGCTACAAGCATATCGACAAGAGTGCATAGTCGTATGTGCATTAACACACATCACTTGGACTCATTATCGTAATGTGGAAACTATAGAGCTTTTGGCAGAAGGTGCTTATGAGTCTACATATATAGGAATAAGCCGGCCAGGAGGAGCACGTCATACGGAAGAAGAACAAGTTATCCAGTTAAGTGAACAGTGCCGCCTTTCGATCGTGGCTTGTCATGAGACGCGTTTTATACATGCGGAAGATTTTCCAGTGTATGAAGTGGCGACAGCGATTCGCAAAGGATATAAATTAAATGATCCAAAAAAGCCTAAAAATCGTTTTCGTCATGCGTATTTGCCCACTGGACAAACGTTTGAAGTATGGTTTGCCGATCGGCCGGAATGGCTAAGTATGATGGCGGAACTTTTGGAGTCCTGTAACGTAACTTTTACTAAGGAGCCATTTCAACTACCTAAGTTTCCAGTAACAGAAGGCCAATCAACGATTCGAGTATTAACTGAAAAGTGCCGGGCAGGCTTGGCTCATCGATTTCAATCATTGCCCGCGGAGTATGCTGAACGTTTACGCCATGAGTTGAAAATAATTGAACAGATGGGGTTTACAGATTACTTTTTAATAGTAGAAGACTATGTACGTTACGCCAAAAGTCAGGGGATTTTGGTCGGCCCGGGTCGAGGTTCATCGGCAGGTTCGTTAGTCGCTTTTGCGCTTGGCATTACAGAAGTAGATCCGATTCGGTACGGTTTACTATTTGAACGATTTTTGAATCCCGAACGCGTAACGATGCCAGACATAGATATAGATTTTGCGGACAACCGTCGTTCAGAAGTAGTAAACTACGTAGCGGACACATACGGTAAACAATATGTGGCACAAATTATTACATTCGGTACTTTATCAACAAAAGCTGTTGCGAGAAATGTAGCGCGAGCTCTTGATTTTTCTCCTGAAGAAGTCCGTTTTATGTCTTCCGAATTGAGTAGCAGTCAGTCATTTAGCGAAACGATTCGTCAATCCAAGAAACTTCAAAACTGGATTGCTGTTGATCCGAAAAGAGCGTTATGGCAACAAGCCGCGGAACGCTTAGAAGATTTACCACGTAATGCTTCCACTCATGCAGCAGGTGTTGTCTTGGCGGCGAAACCATTGGTCAATTATGTACCTTTACAAATAGGTACAGATGAAGTGTTCTTAACGCAATGGGCTATGAAGGATGTAGAAGAAGTCGGATTGCTTAAAATGGACTTCTTAGGATTACGGAATTTAACTTTACTCGATAGAATCCGTTCAATGATTGAGTATCGTACTAAACAACCGATCCATTTCGAATCGATTCCATTGGACGATTCGACCACCTATCAATTATTTAAAACCGGTGACATGTCTGGTATATTTCAATTTGAATCCCCAGGTATGCGTCGGGCATTGCAAACAATTCAACCGGATAATTTAAAGGATTTATACTCTGTTAATGCATTGTACAGACCAGGCCCTATGGAGTTCATCCCGCTCTATAGTCGGAGAAAAAATGGACAAGAACCTATTCATTACGATATTCCGGAATTGCAACCGATAGTAGAGGAAACATTTGGTATTATTATCTATCAAGAGCAGATTATGAAAATCGCAGTTGAAATTGCCGGCTTTACAATGGCAGAGGCAGATCTACTGCGGCGTGCGATCAGTAAGAAGAATCAACAAGTATTAGAACAAGAACGCCAACACTTTATTGCCGGAGCAATAAAAAAAGGATTTGAACAAAACAAAGCGAATAACGTCTATAACTTAATTGTCAAATTCGCAGACTACGGTTTTCCGAAGAGTCATGCGGTGGCGTACACACTGATTTCTTATCGCTTAGCGTTTTTTAAAGCGAATGAACCGACTATTTTTTACGCAGCCTATTTATCATCGCTAACAGGAAGTAAAGAGAAAACAACAGAACTCATTCGTGAAATTAAAGCAAAAGGTATTGCTGTTTATCCTCCTTCAGTAAAAAGTAGCCGCTATTCACATACTGTCGAGGGGAATGGCATTCGGTTAGGATTAGGGCTCATCAAAGGAGTAACATTTAGTTTCTATCAGCAACTAGCTACTGCAAGAGACGACTGGTCTTCGATGTTTGAAATGGCTGTTTCGCTTGGTGCAGAAAATTTTACTGAAAAGTCAATTGTTCCATTAATCAAAGCAGGAGCATTAGATGAATTTGAGGAAAAACGTTCTGTTCTCTTAGCTTCTATAGATGCTGCACACTCGCATGCGTTATATATAGGTGATGATACGTTTAGTGATCAATTTCAATTTAATTCTCGCCCGAAATATACACCTGGTGGTTCGATGGATCAAATGACTATGCTAAATTTTGAACGGGATGTATTAGGTTTTTATCTGTCTGAACATCCTGTTGAAGAGATCAAGCGACAGTTGAAAGAACCTTTTCAACAAATTTCTACACTGAATCATATGCGGCAAGGAACAAAAGTCCAGTGTATCGGCCTAATCTTGTCTAGCAAGCGAATTCGAACGAAAAAAGGGGAAGCGATGGCATTCTTTACGCTTCAAGATGAAACACAGGAAATATCTTGTACAGTATTTCCAAAACAATATGTGCAATTCAGTAAAATAAAGGAACAGGAGTTTGTTCACGTAACCGGCAGTGTAGAATTTCGAAACCAAACATTGCAATTAATTATTGATCAAATGAAAGTGGTTTCTCTTCAAAATAAATAA
- a CDS encoding bifunctional oligoribonuclease/PAP phosphatase NrnA: MKRQIIDTIEKYDKIIIHRHVRPDPDAYGSQMGLKALIEKNYPSKQVLAAGTHDELLTYLGQPNHVTEANYEGALVIVTDTANTDRIDGPFYNKGAFLLKIDHHPNEDPYGDERWVNTEASSCSEMIYTIYEEGKASYDWEMSPEAARFLFAGIVGDTGRFMFQSTTEKTFEIASSLIKQPFDRTELFAGMYEVDRKILHLQGYIYQNFTIDENGAAYIKLTKEILEKFDVTVSETSQLVGSLGSVKGICAWIIFIEEKDQIRVRLRSKGPVVNTLAMQHNGGGHPLASGASAYSWAEVDEIIKKLQKLCENY; encoded by the coding sequence ATGAAACGACAAATCATTGACACAATTGAGAAATACGACAAAATTATTATTCATCGTCACGTCCGACCAGACCCTGATGCATATGGATCACAGATGGGACTGAAAGCATTAATTGAGAAAAACTATCCTTCTAAGCAAGTGCTAGCTGCTGGGACACACGATGAATTGTTGACGTACTTAGGACAACCAAATCACGTGACAGAAGCAAATTATGAAGGGGCGCTAGTCATTGTGACAGACACAGCAAATACAGATCGCATTGATGGTCCGTTTTATAACAAAGGTGCGTTTTTGTTGAAAATTGACCACCATCCAAATGAGGATCCATACGGTGACGAACGTTGGGTGAATACAGAGGCTAGCTCATGTTCAGAAATGATTTATACTATATATGAAGAAGGTAAGGCATCGTACGATTGGGAGATGTCACCAGAAGCTGCACGTTTTCTTTTTGCAGGAATTGTGGGAGATACGGGTCGTTTTATGTTTCAAAGCACAACCGAAAAGACATTCGAAATTGCTAGCTCGCTGATTAAACAGCCATTTGATCGGACAGAGCTATTTGCCGGGATGTATGAAGTAGATCGTAAAATTTTACATTTACAAGGATATATTTATCAAAACTTTACGATTGATGAAAATGGGGCAGCATATATTAAACTGACGAAAGAAATTCTTGAAAAGTTCGATGTCACTGTTTCTGAAACTTCTCAATTGGTCGGTTCTTTAGGCAGTGTCAAAGGAATTTGTGCCTGGATTATATTTATCGAAGAAAAAGATCAAATTCGTGTACGTTTACGCTCAAAAGGCCCTGTTGTTAATACATTAGCTATGCAACATAATGGCGGCGGTCATCCGCTTGCATCTGGCGCTTCTGCGTATTCTTGGGCGGAAGTGGATGAGATTATCAAAAAGTTACAAAAATTGTGCGAAAATTATTAA
- a CDS encoding YtpI family protein, whose product METVNFLFVFGIVASGVFYFVFKTRQFRTSHMFPIRKKMYASMAGTALGALLIFFGINQLMLFDGILTYVVAAIFILFGGYVAIFNFNATKHYKQFIAEERRLNEN is encoded by the coding sequence ATGGAGACGGTTAATTTTCTTTTCGTGTTCGGCATTGTCGCTTCAGGCGTTTTCTATTTTGTTTTTAAAACGCGTCAATTCCGTACAAGCCATATGTTTCCCATCCGCAAAAAGATGTATGCAAGCATGGCCGGAACTGCACTCGGTGCGCTACTGATCTTTTTTGGTATCAATCAATTAATGTTATTTGATGGTATTTTAACATATGTTGTAGCTGCGATCTTTATTTTATTCGGTGGCTATGTTGCGATTTTCAATTTTAACGCGACAAAGCATTATAAACAATTCATCGCAGAAGAGCGTAGATTAAACGAAAACTGA
- a CDS encoding DRTGG domain-containing protein, producing the protein MSTKHEQILRYIESLAVGEKISVRQVAKALEVSDGTAYRAIKEAENQKLVNTIERVGTIRIEKKKKENIERLTFAEVINIVDGVVLGGRDGLHKTLTKFVVGAMQLEDMIRYIDAGSLLIVGNRLKAHEIAIKAGAAVLVTGGFDATDEVKQLADEMNLPVISTSYDTFTVATMLNRAIYDQLIEKEILLVEDILTTVARTVTLSPEDSVDQFFEVNHQTSHSAYPVVESNGKLVGIITSRDVVSKPDVEIIGKVMTPDPITVNGKMSVASAGHSMIWEGIDLMPVVNDAGILEGIISRQDVLKALQMTQRQPQQGETIDDIVKNQMKAIANAPGKIEFAVVPQMTNQFGSLSYGAMLTILTEAGSRAIKIQKRGESVPENITIYFIKQVQLGASVTVEPKIIHLSRRFIKLEFELLSNDGIVAKAMGTFQLFEK; encoded by the coding sequence ATGTCAACTAAACACGAACAAATTTTGCGCTATATTGAAAGTTTGGCAGTAGGGGAAAAAATTTCTGTCCGACAAGTAGCAAAAGCATTAGAAGTGAGTGATGGAACAGCTTATCGCGCTATTAAAGAAGCGGAAAATCAAAAATTGGTCAACACGATAGAACGCGTTGGTACGATTCGTATAGAGAAAAAGAAAAAAGAGAATATTGAACGTCTCACATTTGCTGAAGTGATCAATATTGTAGATGGTGTCGTATTAGGTGGACGCGACGGATTACATAAAACTCTGACAAAGTTTGTTGTAGGAGCGATGCAGCTGGAAGATATGATCCGCTATATAGATGCAGGCAGTCTATTAATTGTAGGAAATCGTCTAAAAGCACATGAAATTGCTATTAAAGCGGGTGCAGCCGTGCTCGTTACGGGTGGTTTTGACGCAACAGACGAAGTAAAACAATTGGCTGATGAAATGAACTTGCCAGTAATTTCTACTAGTTATGATACATTTACTGTAGCGACTATGTTAAATCGTGCAATTTATGATCAGTTAATTGAAAAAGAAATACTATTAGTTGAAGATATTCTCACTACTGTCGCACGAACCGTAACATTATCGCCCGAAGATTCAGTAGACCAGTTTTTTGAAGTGAATCATCAAACATCACATTCTGCCTATCCGGTAGTGGAATCTAATGGTAAATTAGTAGGAATCATTACTTCGCGTGACGTAGTGAGTAAGCCGGACGTCGAGATTATCGGAAAAGTGATGACACCTGATCCAATTACGGTAAATGGGAAAATGAGTGTGGCTTCTGCGGGTCATAGTATGATTTGGGAAGGTATTGATCTAATGCCTGTAGTGAACGATGCAGGTATTTTAGAAGGTATCATCAGTCGCCAAGATGTTCTTAAAGCGTTACAAATGACCCAACGACAACCACAACAGGGGGAAACGATAGACGATATCGTGAAAAATCAGATGAAAGCAATTGCAAATGCCCCTGGTAAAATTGAATTCGCAGTAGTTCCACAAATGACAAATCAATTTGGATCATTATCCTACGGTGCCATGCTGACAATTTTGACTGAAGCAGGCAGCCGGGCTATAAAAATTCAGAAACGCGGAGAAAGTGTTCCGGAAAATATTACGATTTATTTTATTAAACAAGTACAGTTAGGCGCTTCAGTTACAGTAGAGCCTAAAATCATTCACTTAAGCCGCCGTTTCATCAAACTGGAATTTGAATTGCTTTCAAATGATGGTATTGTAGCAAAAGCTATGGGTACATTCCAATTATTTGAAAAATAA
- a CDS encoding metal-dependent hydrolase, producing the protein MKISYHGHSIVKIETKGKTILIDPFITGNDLTDLQAADEKPDVILLTHGHNDHVGDTMEIAKRENILVVAPNELAVYLGFQGLQTHGMNIGGSKEFDFGTVKYTQAFHSSSYTTEDNEIIYTGMPAGLLLTIEGKIIYHAGDTSLFSDMKLYAEDGIDVAFLPIGDNFTMGPRDAAKAVEILQPKLTVPVHYNTFPPIVQDPEEFKMLVKSHEVKIMNAGDTIEL; encoded by the coding sequence ATGAAAATTTCTTATCACGGTCATTCGATAGTAAAGATTGAAACAAAAGGGAAAACGATTTTAATCGACCCGTTCATCACAGGGAATGATCTAACCGATTTACAAGCGGCAGACGAAAAGCCGGATGTCATTTTACTAACGCACGGACATAATGACCATGTGGGCGACACGATGGAAATCGCAAAAAGAGAAAACATTCTTGTCGTTGCACCGAATGAATTGGCTGTATATTTAGGTTTTCAAGGATTACAGACCCATGGCATGAATATTGGTGGATCTAAAGAGTTCGACTTTGGTACAGTGAAATATACACAAGCATTCCATAGTTCTTCGTATACAACAGAAGATAATGAAATTATTTATACAGGAATGCCGGCTGGATTATTGTTAACTATTGAAGGGAAAATCATTTATCATGCGGGTGACACATCTTTGTTCAGTGATATGAAGTTATATGCTGAAGATGGAATAGATGTTGCATTCCTGCCGATAGGAGACAATTTTACGATGGGTCCACGTGATGCAGCGAAAGCGGTTGAAATTTTACAACCAAAATTAACTGTGCCGGTGCACTACAATACGTTCCCACCAATTGTCCAAGATCCTGAAGAATTCAAGATGTTAGTCAAATCCCATGAAGTAAAAATTATGAATGCTGGGGATACGATAGAATTATAA
- a CDS encoding Xaa-Pro peptidase family protein yields MSTIKKVQSFLGEHGIDAALVTNPDNIFYLTQFRSEPHERLLGVVIFKDHNPLIICPAMEVADVQSIGWTYDIIGYKDTDNAFEFLEQAITKRVSVLSLLAIEKEHLTVDRFEILQERFPALLFAKLDEELATYRLIKDENEIDCLRKAAELADYAIEVGCNEIAEGKTELEIVQAVEQAVKQKGAEKMSFDTIIISGKKTASPHGIPGNRAIEKGDFVLFDLGVVYKGYCSDITRTIAFGEPTEEKRKIYETVQRAQQAAIDVVRPGTLAKEVDLAARSVIEEAGYGDLFPHRIGHGLGISVHEYPSLTATNTLPLKEGMVFTIEPGIYDPSITGVRIEDDVLVTEDGVEVLTKFPKDLKVV; encoded by the coding sequence ATGTCCACAATAAAAAAAGTACAAAGTTTCTTAGGCGAACACGGGATTGACGCTGCACTTGTAACAAATCCTGATAACATTTTTTATCTAACACAATTCAGAAGCGAACCTCATGAGAGATTACTAGGTGTGGTTATTTTTAAAGATCATAACCCTCTCATCATTTGTCCTGCTATGGAAGTAGCTGATGTTCAATCGATCGGTTGGACATATGATATTATCGGCTATAAAGATACGGATAATGCATTTGAATTTTTGGAGCAGGCGATCACAAAGCGAGTTTCAGTACTTTCTTTACTCGCTATCGAGAAAGAACATTTGACTGTAGATCGCTTTGAAATACTACAAGAACGTTTTCCAGCTCTGTTATTCGCTAAATTGGATGAAGAATTAGCTACTTATCGGTTAATTAAAGATGAGAATGAAATCGATTGCTTACGCAAAGCCGCTGAATTAGCAGACTACGCAATCGAAGTCGGTTGCAATGAAATAGCAGAAGGAAAAACGGAACTTGAAATCGTGCAAGCTGTCGAACAGGCTGTAAAACAAAAAGGTGCAGAGAAAATGTCTTTTGACACCATTATTATTTCAGGTAAAAAAACGGCATCTCCTCACGGTATACCTGGAAACCGCGCCATCGAAAAAGGAGACTTTGTGCTGTTTGATTTAGGCGTTGTGTATAAAGGGTATTGCTCCGATATTACGCGCACTATTGCATTTGGAGAGCCAACAGAAGAAAAACGTAAAATTTATGAAACTGTGCAACGTGCACAACAAGCGGCAATTGATGTCGTACGACCGGGTACATTGGCTAAAGAAGTAGATTTAGCTGCTCGTTCCGTCATCGAAGAAGCTGGATATGGAGACTTATTTCCGCATAGAATCGGTCATGGTCTAGGAATATCTGTTCATGAATACCCATCTCTTACAGCGACAAATACGTTACCTTTAAAAGAAGGAATGGTCTTCACGATCGAGCCAGGAATTTATGATCCAAGCATTACAGGCGTACGGATTGAAGATGATGTTCTAGTAACAGAAGATGGAGTAGAAGTGCTCACGAAGTTTCCAAAAGATTTGAAAGTAGTATAA
- the ald gene encoding alanine dehydrogenase, translating into MRIGVPKEIKNNENRVAIAPASVLTLKTAGHEVFIETGAGVGSSFQDEEYKEAGAIIVDTAAEAWDVDMVLKVKEPATSEYQYFREGLILFTYLHLAPEVKLTQALLENKVTALAYETVQLPNGALPLLAPMSEVAGRMATQIGAQYLEKTRGGKGILLAGVPGVSRGKITIIGGGQAGTNAARVAIGIGAHVTILDLSVERVRQLDEMFGKNIQTLVSNPYNIAHAVKDADLVIGCVLIPGAKAPTLVTEEMVKSMSPGSVLIDIAIDQGGIFETSDRVTTHDDPTYEKHGIIHYAVANMPGAVPQTSTMALTNVTIPYALQIANKGVKKACLDNEALLKGINTLAGHVTYKAVAEAQDLEAVSAQELLETL; encoded by the coding sequence ATGCGTATAGGTGTTCCGAAAGAAATTAAAAACAATGAAAACCGAGTGGCAATTGCCCCTGCGAGTGTACTAACTTTAAAAACAGCTGGACATGAAGTATTTATTGAAACAGGTGCTGGAGTGGGTTCCAGTTTTCAAGATGAAGAGTATAAAGAAGCAGGCGCAATCATTGTTGACACAGCTGCTGAGGCGTGGGATGTAGATATGGTGTTGAAGGTTAAAGAACCGGCAACTTCAGAATATCAATATTTCCGTGAAGGATTAATTTTATTTACTTATTTACACCTTGCTCCTGAAGTAAAGTTAACTCAAGCATTGCTTGAAAACAAAGTGACTGCGCTTGCATACGAAACTGTGCAGTTGCCAAACGGTGCATTGCCATTATTAGCTCCTATGAGTGAAGTGGCAGGGCGGATGGCGACTCAAATTGGTGCACAATACTTGGAGAAAACAAGAGGCGGTAAAGGTATTTTATTAGCAGGAGTTCCCGGGGTGTCACGAGGGAAAATTACCATTATTGGCGGCGGACAAGCAGGTACGAATGCTGCGCGTGTAGCAATTGGTATTGGCGCTCATGTTACAATTTTGGATTTATCGGTAGAAAGAGTCCGTCAGCTCGATGAGATGTTCGGTAAAAATATTCAAACTCTAGTTTCAAATCCTTACAACATTGCACATGCAGTGAAAGATGCGGATTTGGTTATTGGTTGTGTTTTGATTCCAGGCGCGAAGGCTCCAACGTTAGTCACTGAAGAAATGGTTAAATCAATGAGTCCAGGTTCTGTTTTAATTGATATCGCGATTGACCAAGGTGGAATCTTTGAAACTTCAGATCGCGTAACTACACATGATGATCCAACGTACGAAAAGCACGGGATTATTCATTATGCAGTTGCGAATATGCCGGGAGCCGTTCCGCAGACTTCTACGATGGCTTTGACGAATGTTACTATTCCTTATGCACTTCAAATTGCAAATAAAGGCGTTAAAAAAGCTTGCTTAGACAACGAAGCATTACTTAAAGGGATCAATACGCTGGCAGGACACGTTACGTATAAAGCAGTTGCAGAAGCGCAAGATCTTGAAGCTGTAAGTGCTCAAGAGTTACTAGAAACTTTATAA
- a CDS encoding universal stress protein — translation MALKYKDIIVAVDGSDEAKWAFKKAIAIADRNEATLHLINIIDTRSYAAVEAYDRSIAERAQKYAEELLTDYRTEAAQAGLTNVQIHVEYGSPKTLIPRDIAKKLNADLIICGATGLNRVERFLIGSVSENIVRSAKCDVLVVRTPEE, via the coding sequence ATGGCATTAAAGTACAAAGATATTATTGTAGCAGTAGACGGTTCAGATGAAGCGAAATGGGCTTTCAAAAAAGCGATTGCTATCGCAGATCGTAACGAAGCAACTCTTCACCTGATCAACATCATCGACACGCGTTCATATGCAGCTGTTGAGGCGTATGACCGTTCAATTGCAGAGCGTGCACAAAAATATGCTGAAGAATTATTAACTGATTATCGTACAGAAGCTGCACAAGCTGGTTTGACTAACGTTCAAATTCACGTTGAATACGGTTCTCCTAAAACTTTAATTCCACGTGATATCGCGAAAAAGTTAAACGCAGATCTGATCATCTGTGGAGCTACTGGCTTGAACAGAGTTGAACGTTTCCTAATTGGTAGTGTTTCAGAAAACATCGTTCGTTCTGCAAAATGTGACGTGCTTGTTGTACGTACACCGGAAGAATAA
- a CDS encoding acetate kinase, with translation MTTEEEITKGLFERIGLENSIFSMSTNEKKIEKVLDIADHSVAVNMLLEHLLSEGVVSSYDEIDGLGHRVVHGGELFSDSVLINDDIVEKLEEISSFAPLHNPANITGIRAFKKALPNTPAVAIFDTAFHQTMPEKAFLYALPYEYYEEYGIRKYGFHGTSHKYVTERAAKILNRPLEDTRLISCHLGNGASIAAVKGGKSVDTSMGFTPLAGVIMGTRSGNIDPALIPYMMERTDQSAEEVVNVLNKKSGLLGLSGFSSDLRDITEAAEQGNERAQLALDVFTDRIHQHIGQYAASMGGVDAIIFTAGIGENSTIVREKVMNGLEFMGVYFDPSLNNVRGQEAYISFPHSPVKVLIIPTNEEIMLARDTVRIADISLEPLQTVE, from the coding sequence ATGACGACAGAAGAAGAGATTACAAAGGGGTTATTCGAAAGAATAGGTTTGGAGAATTCAATCTTCTCTATGTCCACAAATGAGAAGAAAATTGAAAAGGTTCTGGATATCGCTGACCATTCTGTAGCTGTTAACATGTTATTGGAACATTTGTTAAGTGAAGGCGTTGTTTCTTCTTACGATGAAATCGATGGTCTTGGTCACCGTGTAGTTCATGGGGGAGAACTATTTAGTGATTCCGTACTTATCAATGATGACATTGTTGAAAAGCTGGAAGAGATTTCAAGCTTTGCACCATTGCACAATCCAGCCAATATTACTGGAATTAGAGCATTCAAGAAAGCGTTACCAAATACACCTGCTGTAGCTATTTTTGATACAGCTTTCCATCAAACGATGCCTGAAAAAGCATTTTTGTATGCGTTACCATATGAATATTATGAAGAGTACGGTATTCGGAAATATGGCTTCCACGGAACAAGTCATAAATACGTGACAGAACGTGCTGCAAAAATCCTGAATAGACCATTGGAAGATACGCGCTTGATTTCGTGCCACTTAGGTAATGGGGCAAGTATTGCTGCAGTAAAGGGTGGGAAGTCAGTTGACACGTCCATGGGCTTTACTCCTTTAGCAGGAGTAATCATGGGGACGCGTTCAGGAAATATTGACCCTGCGTTAATTCCTTACATGATGGAGCGTACTGACCAATCAGCAGAAGAAGTCGTAAATGTATTGAATAAGAAATCAGGATTACTTGGTTTAAGTGGTTTTTCAAGTGATTTACGAGATATTACAGAAGCGGCTGAGCAGGGCAATGAACGTGCTCAACTTGCACTTGATGTTTTCACGGATCGTATTCACCAACATATTGGACAGTATGCGGCGAGTATGGGTGGAGTAGACGCGATCATTTTCACTGCTGGAATTGGGGAAAATAGTACAATTGTACGTGAAAAAGTGATGAATGGACTGGAGTTCATGGGAGTGTATTTTGATCCTAGTTTAAACAATGTTCGTGGACAAGAAGCGTATATTAGCTTCCCTCACTCACCGGTTAAAGTATTAATCATTCCGACAAACGAAGAAATCATGCTTGCGCGTGATACAGTTCGTATTGCCGATATTTCACTCGAACCATTGCAAACAGTAGAATAA